Proteins encoded by one window of Salvia splendens isolate huo1 chromosome 14, SspV2, whole genome shotgun sequence:
- the LOC121765621 gene encoding rhamnogalacturonan I rhamnosyltransferase 1-like isoform X2 produces MIVLSSVFDSGDYKNNGYLMVSCNGGLNQMRAAICDMVAIARSLNVTLIVPELDKTSFWNDPSEFQDIFDVDHFITSLRDEVRILKELPPRVKSRVELGIIHTMPPISWSDISYYHDQVLPLIQRYKVVHLNRTDARLANNGQPLEIQRLRCRVNFSSLRFTPQIEELGRKVIKIVRRNGPFLVLHLRYEMDMLAFSGCTQGCNSEEVEELTSMRYAYPWWKEKVIDSDFKRKEGLCPLTPEETALVLRALDVDPTIQIYIAAGEIYGGKRRLSTLISSYPNLVRKETLLEPSDLMFFQNHSSQMAALDYLVSLESDIFVPTYDGNMAKVVEGHRRYLGYKKTILVERRLLVDLIDRYSSGSLNWDEFSSAVKAAHADRMGKPRKRLVIPDRPKEEDYFYANPWECLHTSLDDEEVVNSV; encoded by the exons ATGATTGTGCTGAGCTCTGTTTTCGATTCAGGGGACTATAAAAACAACGGTTACTTAATGGTTTCGTGCAATGGAGGGCTTAATCAAATGAGGGCTGCA ATATGTGACATGGTTGCTATTGCTAGGTCTTTGAATGTTACGTTGATAGTTCCTGAACTTGATAAGACTTCCTTTTGGAATGATCCGAG TGAATTTCAAGACATATTTGATGTCGATCACTTCATTACTTCACTGAGAGATGAAGTTCGGATACTCAAGGAGCTACCTCCACGTGTCAAGAGCAGAGTAGAGCTCGGAATTATTCATACAATGCCCCCGATTAGTTGGTCTGATATCTCATACTACCACGATCAG GTTCTCCCTCTCATTCAGAGATATAAAGTTGTCCATTTGAATAGGACAGATGCTCGTTTAGCAAACAACGGTCAGCCCTTGGAGATTCAGAGGCTACGCTGCCGAGTAAACTTTAGTTCCTTAAGATTTACACCTCAAATAGAGGAACTAGGTAGAAAAGTAATCAAAATAGTGAGGCGAAACGGCCCTTTCTTAGTGCTTCATCTCAGGTACGAGATGGATATGCTCGCCTTCTCTGGTTGTACTCAAGGGTGCAACTCTGAGGAGGTAGAAGAGCTAACGAGCATGAG ATACGCTTATCCTTGGTGGAAAGAGAAAGTCATAGACTCCGATTTCAAGAGGAAAGAGGGGTTGTGTCCGTTGACACCCGAGGAAACTGCACTCGTGTTGAGGGCATTGGACGTTGATCCCACCATCCAGATTTACATTGCTGCTGGGGAAATATATGGCGGTAAACGAAGATTGTCAACACTAATATCTTCTTATCCAAATCTC GTTAGGAAGGAGACGCTTTTGGAGCCTTCGGACCTTATGTTCTTCCAAAATCACTCCTCTCAAATGGCTGCATTGGATTATCTTGTCTCGTTGGAGAGTGATATCTTCGTTCCCACATATGATGGCAACATGGCTAAAGTTGTCGAAGGCCATCGCAG ATATCTTGGATACAAGAAAACGATCCTCGTGGAGAGGAGGCTACTGGTCGACCTAATAGACCGTTACAGCTCAGGATCACTAAATTGGGACGAATTCTCTAGCGCGGTGAAGGCAGCTCACGCTGATCGGATGGGAAAGCCGAGAAAGAGATTGGTGATACCCGACCGTCCTAAAGAGGAGGATTACTTCTATGCCAACCCTTGGGAGTGTTTACACACATCATTAGATGATGAGGAAGTGGTAAATAGTGTGTGA
- the LOC121763653 gene encoding zinc finger protein CONSTANS-LIKE 16-like has protein sequence MNLNRSKASNVLGAKTARACDSCLLKRARWFCAADDAFLCQSCDGAVHSANQLASRHERVHLETSSCAAPSWHQGFTKKARTPRHGKSRAAEPPVIHQLPVVPEMSSDDPFPEETEDQLFCRVPVFDEEILVKGEELGFFDDDHELNLEELLSTCDDEFAADVESLLGNGNTVDEKSVKMEDRGFEPEVNWELDFTGGEEEMREVRAMENESRKLLKLDYEAIIAAWASQGSPWTDGIRPHFNLDIIMSDEWGGGKGGRIWSDAGREARVSRYREKRRTRLFSKKIRYEVRKLNAEKRPRMKGRFVKRTSFLPANSILNYHLITK, from the exons atgaaccTCAATAGAAGCAAGGCCTCGAATGTGCTCGGCGCCAAGACGGCGAGGGCGTGCGACAGCTGCTTGCTGAAGCGAGCGCGGTGGTTCTGCGCCGCCGACGACGCCTTCCTCTGCCAGTCTTGCGACGGCGCGGTGCACTCCGCCAACCAGCTTGCCAGCCGCCACGAGCGCGTTCACCTCGAGACGTCCTCGTGCGCCGCGCCATCCTGGCACCAAGGCTTCACAAAAAAAGCCAGGACGCCGCGACATGGGAAGTCCCGTGCCGCGGAGCCGCCTGTCATCCACCAGCTGCCGGTGGTTCCGGAGATGAGCTCCGATGATCCGTTCCCGGAGGAGACGGAGGATCAGCTCTTCTGTAGGGTTCCGGTGTTCGACGAGGAGATACTGGTGAAGGGGGAGGAATTAGGGTTTTTCGACGACGATCACGAGTTGAATTTGGAGGAGCTGCTCAGCACGTGCGACGACGAGTTCGCGGCGGATGTGGAGAGCTTGCTGGGGAACGGAAACACCGTTGATGAGAAAAGCGTTAAAATGGAAGACCGCGGTTTCGAACCGGAGGTGAATTGGGAGTTGGATTTCACGGGCGGAGAGGAGGAGATGAGGGAAGTTAGAGCCATGGAAAATGAATCAAGGAAGCTGTTGAAGCTAGATTACGAAGCAATCATCGCTGCTTGGGCTAGTCAGGGCTCGCCGTGGACAGATGGAATCAGACCTCACTTCAACCTAGACATAATCATG AGTGATGAATGGGGAGGGGGGAAGGGGGGGAGAATATGGAGTGACGCGGGGAGGGAGGCGAGGGTGTCGAGGTACAGAGAGAAGAGGAGGACGAGGTTGTTCTCGAAGAAGATAAGGTACGAGGTTAGGAAGCTCAACGCAGAGAAGAGACCAAGAATGAAAGGTCGATTTGTGAAGAGGACTAGTTTTTTACCAGCTAATTCTATCCTTAATTACCATCTCATCACTAAATGA
- the LOC121765750 gene encoding uncharacterized protein LOC121765750, translated as MLLIIQSPFSIPIQTQTFVTLFYNLSSSFFLIFIFFHFTSIFLAKLFIFFGGNPFFQRNQDGYEFAALSDEEVEEEEEENDYYAVKPVAFVNQHATFDEEVSVGDGDSDESGYATAASEASTYPDDDDDDDEEEEEEEEEEEEEIIARDTDSSSYDSETNETGPTSGFRDTSFMPSNNDINHIHQVPAAVAASDLREEEKYLVFQPAAAEIGKKLVREDDEREMFGDSFTIGSTSKDSSEWRSSIHCRDSATEDPFSSSSRRSCPKWESYAVFHKYDEEMLFLDRISAQKLSETESLRSIQACPRSISERIAHKIRTRSQRSTEYRQNPYRELESAYVAQICLTWEALNWNYSYFQRLRASRREFDPGCPAYVAQQFQQFQVLLQRYVENEPYEHGRRPDIYARMRSLAPKLLQVPEYRDSEDPEKKEEGSGSRIPSGSFLQMMKESIRTFMDFLKQDKKNHYQILADLFKRNRKGSADATLLLLLKKVNKKKKAKLQELRRSGKCLRKRKLKAEEEIAILMAQIDLKIVSRVLRMGVLNGDQLHWCENKMTKVRVSDGKLQRDSSPLFFPAH; from the exons ATGCTTTTGATCATTCAATCTCCATTTTCAATCCCAATTCAAACACAAACATTTGTCACCCTTTTCTACAATctctcttcctccttcttcctcatcttcatcttcttccacTTCACCTCCATTTTTCTTGCTAAATTGTTCATCTTCTTCGGCGGCAATCCCTTCTTCCAAAG GAATCAAGACGGTTACGAATTCGCCGCCTTATCCGACGAggaagttgaagaagaagaagaagaaaatgactACTACGCTGTTAAGCCGGTCGCGTTCGTGAATCAACACGCAACTTTCGATGAAGAGGTTTCCGTTGGCGATGGCGATAGTGACGAAAGTGGGTACGCGACAGCAGCTTCCGAAGCTTCTACATATCCCGACGATGATGACGAcgatgatgaagaggaagaggaagaggaagaggaagaggaagaggagatCATTGCAAGAGATACGGATTCTTCATCGTACGATTCCGAAACAAACGAAACCGGTCCCACTTCAGGATTCAGAGATACAAGCTTCATGCCTAGTAATAATGACATTAATCATATTCATCAAg TtccggcggcggtggcggcgagTGATTTGAGGGAAGAGGAGAAATATCTGGTGTTCCAGCCGGCGGCAGCCGAGATAGGGAAGAAGTTAGTGAGAGAAGACGATGAGAGGGAGATGTTCGGCGACAGTTTCACCATCGGATCGACGTCGAAAGACTCTTCCGAGTGGAGGAGCTCGATCCACTGCCGCGACTCCGCCACCGAAGACCCCTTCTCCTCCTCGTCGAGGCGGAGCTGCCCCAAGTGGGAATCCTACGCCGTTTTCCATAAATACGACGAGGAAATGCTCTTCCTCGACAGAATCTCCGCCCAAAAACTCTCGGAAACAG AGTCGTTGAGGTCGATCCAGGCGTGCCCGAGATCGATATCGGAGAGGATCGCGCACAAGATACGGACAAGGAGCCAGAGATCGACGGAATATCGACAGAATCCGTATCGCGAGTTGGAATCTGCTTACGTGGCGCAGATATGCCTGACGTGGGAGGCTCTCAACTGGAACTACAGCTACTTCCAGCGGCTCCGGGCGTCGCGGCGCGAGTTTGACCCCGGATGCCCCGCCTACGTGGCGCAGCAGTTCCAGCAGTTCCAGGTGCTGCTCCAGCGCTACGTCGAGAATGAGCCCTACGAGCACGGACGCCGCCCTGACATCTACGCCCGGATGAGGAGTCTGGCGCCAAAACTCCTGCAAGTTCCTGAATATCGAG ATTCTGAGGATCCCGAGAAGAAAGAAGAGGGGTCGGGATCGAGAATCCCATCGGGTTCGTTTCTTCAGATGATGAAGGAATCGATAAGAACATTCATGGATTTCCTCAAACAAGACAAGAAGAATCATTACCAAATCCTGGCGGATTTGTTCAAGCGAAACAGAAAGGGATCCGCGGATGCAACCCTCCTCCTCTTGCTCAAGAAAGTGaacaaaaag AAAAAGGCGAAGCTGCAGGAGCTGAGGAGGTCGGGGAAGTGcctgaggaagaggaagttaAAGGCGGAGGAGGAGATAGCGATATTGATGGCTCAAATCGATCTCAAAATCGTGTCGAGGGTGCTGAGGATGGGGGTGTTGAATGGTGACCAGTTGCATTGGTGTGAAAACAAGATGACTAAAGTTAGAGTCTCAGATGGGAAACTGCAGAGAGATTCCTCCCCACTTTTCTTCCCAGCtcattga
- the LOC121765621 gene encoding rhamnogalacturonan I rhamnosyltransferase 1-like isoform X1, producing the protein MRHKTAAFGGERLRNNGLVSRSRMRLWMIRATTTILLWTCVVQLTALSETWGPRILKGWPCFLHKPEPAFGLHSSPRLPLPPKRDYKNNGYLMVSCNGGLNQMRAAICDMVAIARSLNVTLIVPELDKTSFWNDPSEFQDIFDVDHFITSLRDEVRILKELPPRVKSRVELGIIHTMPPISWSDISYYHDQVLPLIQRYKVVHLNRTDARLANNGQPLEIQRLRCRVNFSSLRFTPQIEELGRKVIKIVRRNGPFLVLHLRYEMDMLAFSGCTQGCNSEEVEELTSMRYAYPWWKEKVIDSDFKRKEGLCPLTPEETALVLRALDVDPTIQIYIAAGEIYGGKRRLSTLISSYPNLVRKETLLEPSDLMFFQNHSSQMAALDYLVSLESDIFVPTYDGNMAKVVEGHRRYLGYKKTILVERRLLVDLIDRYSSGSLNWDEFSSAVKAAHADRMGKPRKRLVIPDRPKEEDYFYANPWECLHTSLDDEEVVNSV; encoded by the exons ATGAGGCACAAAACGGCTGCGTTTGGAGGGGAGAGGCTGAGGAATAATGGGTTGGTGTCACGGTCGAGAATGAGGCTATGGATGATCAGAGCAACCACCACTATTTTGCTGTGGACTTGTGTAGTTCAGTTGACTGCATTGAGTGAAACTTGGGGGCCTCGCATCTTGAAAGGCTGGCCTTGCTTCTTGCACAAACCCGAGCCTGCATTCGGCCTTCATTCCTCGCCCCGTCTCCCTCTTCCCCCGAAGA GGGACTATAAAAACAACGGTTACTTAATGGTTTCGTGCAATGGAGGGCTTAATCAAATGAGGGCTGCA ATATGTGACATGGTTGCTATTGCTAGGTCTTTGAATGTTACGTTGATAGTTCCTGAACTTGATAAGACTTCCTTTTGGAATGATCCGAG TGAATTTCAAGACATATTTGATGTCGATCACTTCATTACTTCACTGAGAGATGAAGTTCGGATACTCAAGGAGCTACCTCCACGTGTCAAGAGCAGAGTAGAGCTCGGAATTATTCATACAATGCCCCCGATTAGTTGGTCTGATATCTCATACTACCACGATCAG GTTCTCCCTCTCATTCAGAGATATAAAGTTGTCCATTTGAATAGGACAGATGCTCGTTTAGCAAACAACGGTCAGCCCTTGGAGATTCAGAGGCTACGCTGCCGAGTAAACTTTAGTTCCTTAAGATTTACACCTCAAATAGAGGAACTAGGTAGAAAAGTAATCAAAATAGTGAGGCGAAACGGCCCTTTCTTAGTGCTTCATCTCAGGTACGAGATGGATATGCTCGCCTTCTCTGGTTGTACTCAAGGGTGCAACTCTGAGGAGGTAGAAGAGCTAACGAGCATGAG ATACGCTTATCCTTGGTGGAAAGAGAAAGTCATAGACTCCGATTTCAAGAGGAAAGAGGGGTTGTGTCCGTTGACACCCGAGGAAACTGCACTCGTGTTGAGGGCATTGGACGTTGATCCCACCATCCAGATTTACATTGCTGCTGGGGAAATATATGGCGGTAAACGAAGATTGTCAACACTAATATCTTCTTATCCAAATCTC GTTAGGAAGGAGACGCTTTTGGAGCCTTCGGACCTTATGTTCTTCCAAAATCACTCCTCTCAAATGGCTGCATTGGATTATCTTGTCTCGTTGGAGAGTGATATCTTCGTTCCCACATATGATGGCAACATGGCTAAAGTTGTCGAAGGCCATCGCAG ATATCTTGGATACAAGAAAACGATCCTCGTGGAGAGGAGGCTACTGGTCGACCTAATAGACCGTTACAGCTCAGGATCACTAAATTGGGACGAATTCTCTAGCGCGGTGAAGGCAGCTCACGCTGATCGGATGGGAAAGCCGAGAAAGAGATTGGTGATACCCGACCGTCCTAAAGAGGAGGATTACTTCTATGCCAACCCTTGGGAGTGTTTACACACATCATTAGATGATGAGGAAGTGGTAAATAGTGTGTGA
- the LOC121763598 gene encoding NADH dehydrogenase [ubiquinone] 1 beta subcomplex subunit 10-B-like, with protein sequence MGRKKGATLVHDGPPDDFDPENPYKDPVAMLEMREYLVREKWIDIEKAKILREKVKWCYRVEGINHLQKCRHLVHQYLESTRGIGWGKDHRPHVFHGPKVEATAD encoded by the exons ATGGGGCGGAAGAAGGGGGCGACGCTGGTGCACGATGGGCCGCCGGACGACTTCGACCCGGAGAACCCCTACAAGGACCCGGTGGCGATGCTGGAGATGAGGGAGTATCTCGTCAGGGAGAAGTGGATCGACATCGAGAAGGCTAAGATCTTGAGAGAGAAGGTCAAATGGTGCTACCGAGTTGAAGGCATCAATCATCTCCAGAAATGCCGCCACCTCGTCCACCAGTATCTCGAATCCACCCGCGGCATCGGCTGGGGCAAGGACCACCGCCCCCACGTCTTCCACG GTCCGAAGGTGGAGGCGACTGCCGATTGA